A genome region from Nocardia sp. NBC_00565 includes the following:
- a CDS encoding thiolase domain-containing protein: MRGGGRATGGRFPAAVLGTGQTHHVTKRTDVSMAGMCREAIDRALDDAGLTIADIDAVVVGKAPDFFEGVMMPELYLADALGATGKPLLRVHTAGSVGGSTGIVATNLVQAGVHKRVLAIAWEKQSESNAMWALSFPVPFTMPVGAGAGGYFAPHVRSYIRRSNAPSHIGAMVAVKDRRNGAKNPLAHLHQPDITLEKVLSSQMLWDPIRFDETCPSSDGACAVVIGDEDAANAVEATGKKVAWVHGTAMRTEPTTFAGRDQVNPQAGQDAAAALWQTAGITDPLNEIDVAEIYVPFSWFEPMWLENLGFVPPGDGWKLTDKGETEIGGTLPVNPSGGVLSSNPIGASGLIRFAEAAKQVMGRAGDYQVANAKKALGHAYGGGSQYFAMWVVGAEKPR; the protein is encoded by the coding sequence ATGAGGGGTGGCGGTCGGGCGACGGGTGGGCGTTTTCCAGCTGCGGTGCTCGGCACCGGACAAACCCATCACGTGACAAAACGTACCGATGTGTCCATGGCGGGCATGTGCCGCGAGGCGATCGATCGTGCACTCGACGATGCCGGGCTCACCATCGCCGATATCGATGCGGTGGTGGTCGGCAAGGCGCCGGACTTCTTCGAGGGCGTCATGATGCCCGAGCTGTATCTGGCGGATGCGTTGGGCGCCACCGGAAAACCGCTGCTGCGGGTGCACACCGCCGGATCCGTCGGCGGCTCTACCGGTATCGTCGCCACCAATCTGGTGCAGGCCGGGGTGCACAAGCGGGTGCTCGCCATCGCCTGGGAGAAGCAGTCGGAATCGAATGCCATGTGGGCGTTGTCCTTTCCGGTGCCCTTCACCATGCCGGTCGGCGCGGGCGCGGGCGGCTACTTCGCCCCGCACGTGCGTTCCTACATTCGCCGGTCGAACGCGCCGAGTCATATCGGGGCGATGGTCGCGGTGAAGGATCGCCGCAACGGCGCGAAGAATCCCCTCGCACACCTGCACCAGCCCGATATCACGCTGGAGAAGGTGCTTTCCTCCCAGATGCTGTGGGATCCCATCCGATTCGACGAGACCTGCCCGTCCTCGGACGGTGCCTGCGCCGTGGTGATCGGTGACGAGGACGCGGCGAATGCCGTCGAGGCCACCGGCAAGAAGGTCGCCTGGGTGCACGGCACCGCGATGCGCACCGAGCCGACCACCTTCGCCGGACGCGATCAGGTCAATCCGCAAGCCGGACAGGATGCGGCCGCGGCGCTGTGGCAGACCGCCGGAATCACCGATCCGCTCAACGAGATCGACGTGGCCGAGATCTACGTGCCGTTCTCCTGGTTCGAGCCGATGTGGCTGGAGAACCTGGGCTTCGTCCCACCGGGCGACGGCTGGAAGCTCACCGATAAGGGCGAGACCGAGATCGGCGGCACCCTACCGGTCAACCCGTCCGGCGGCGTGCTCTCCTCGAACCCGATCGGCGCTTCCGGCCTCATCCGGTTCGCCGAGGCCGCCAAACAGGTCATGGGCCGGGCCGGCGACTACCAGGTCGCGAACGCCAAGAAGGCACTCGGGCACGCGTACGGCGGTGGCTCGCAGTACTTCGCCATGTGGGTTGTTGGCGCGGAGAAACCGCGCTGA
- a CDS encoding thiolase domain-containing protein gives MLTNNTDIAVVGFAHAPHVPETFGTTNGVEMLVPIFQQLYTRLGITKSDIDFWCSGSSDYLAGRAFSFISAIDAIGAVPPINESHVEMDAAWALYEAFVKLTSGQAKTALVYGFGKSSAGTLRQVLTMQLDPYLVTPLWPDSLSIAGLQARAGLDAGRWTERDMAAVAAGDSGDVESLLATPYIADPLRAHDVAPITDGAAAIVLAVGDRARELCERPAWITGMAHRVDTPNLGARDLTVSPSTSAAAQSVTGGDTSGFDIAELHAQFSHQQLILAEAIGLRPETKVNPSGGALAANPMFAAGLERIGCAAEAIMAGTANRALAHASSGPALQQNLVAVLDSEAR, from the coding sequence ATGTTGACGAACAACACCGACATCGCGGTCGTGGGATTCGCCCACGCGCCGCATGTGCCGGAGACCTTCGGCACCACCAACGGTGTCGAGATGCTGGTGCCCATCTTCCAGCAGCTCTACACCCGACTCGGCATCACCAAATCCGATATCGACTTCTGGTGCTCCGGTTCCTCGGATTACCTTGCGGGCCGGGCCTTCTCGTTCATCTCGGCAATCGACGCCATCGGCGCGGTACCGCCGATCAACGAATCGCATGTCGAGATGGACGCTGCCTGGGCGCTGTATGAGGCGTTCGTGAAACTCACGTCGGGACAGGCGAAGACCGCACTGGTCTACGGCTTCGGCAAGTCCTCGGCCGGCACCTTGCGCCAGGTCCTGACCATGCAACTCGACCCCTATCTGGTCACTCCGCTGTGGCCGGACTCGCTCTCGATCGCGGGCCTGCAGGCGCGGGCCGGACTCGACGCGGGTCGATGGACCGAACGCGATATGGCCGCGGTCGCCGCCGGTGACTCCGGCGATGTCGAAAGCCTGCTCGCCACACCGTATATCGCCGATCCATTGCGCGCGCACGATGTCGCGCCGATCACCGACGGCGCGGCCGCCATCGTGCTCGCGGTCGGCGATCGGGCGCGGGAACTCTGTGAGCGCCCGGCCTGGATCACGGGTATGGCGCACCGGGTGGACACGCCCAACCTCGGCGCCCGCGATCTGACCGTCTCGCCATCGACTTCGGCGGCGGCACAGTCGGTTACCGGCGGCGATACCAGTGGCTTCGATATCGCCGAACTGCATGCGCAGTTCAGCCATCAGCAGCTGATCCTCGCCGAGGCGATCGGGTTGCGGCCCGAGACCAAGGTGAATCCGTCGGGCGGCGCACTCGCCGCCAATCCGATGTTCGCGGCGGGCCTGGAGCGCATCGGCTGCGCGGCCGAGGCGATCATGGCGGGCACCGCGAATCGGGCGCTCGCCCATGCCAGCAGCGGCCCGGCCCTGCAGCAGAACCTGGTAGCCGTTTTGGATTCGGAGGCCCGATGA
- a CDS encoding Zn-ribbon domain-containing OB-fold protein produces MNTAPDVLSAPLRVQFDYTRSVGPTIGTFLTKLRARKIVGVRGSDGRVLVPPPEYDPVTSAPLTEFVAVADTGTVQSWTWVRDPLPGQPFDRPFAWALIKLDGADTTLLHAVDVAAPEDIHTGQRVVARWAAETIGSIKDIACFEPGETSTAPAESTEDGEPITVITTPVDLNYMHSASPQETIYLRGLAEGKLLGGRTDAAGKVYFPPRGANPTDGRPTDEIVELPDRGIVTTFCIVNVPFMGQRIKPPYVAAYVLLDGADIPVLHLVLGCEASEVRMGMRVEAVWKPREEWSYALSNVDHFRPTGEPDADYDTYKHHL; encoded by the coding sequence TTGAACACCGCGCCAGATGTACTCAGTGCACCCCTGCGGGTGCAATTCGACTACACGCGGTCGGTCGGACCGACCATCGGCACCTTCCTGACCAAGCTGCGGGCCCGCAAGATCGTCGGCGTGCGCGGCTCGGACGGGCGGGTGCTGGTGCCGCCGCCGGAATACGATCCGGTCACCTCCGCACCGCTGACCGAGTTCGTCGCCGTGGCCGATACCGGCACGGTCCAGTCCTGGACCTGGGTCCGCGATCCGCTGCCCGGCCAGCCCTTCGACCGCCCGTTCGCCTGGGCGCTGATCAAGCTCGACGGTGCGGACACCACACTGCTGCACGCCGTCGACGTCGCCGCGCCCGAGGACATCCACACCGGACAGCGGGTGGTCGCCCGGTGGGCCGCCGAGACCATCGGCAGCATCAAGGACATCGCCTGCTTCGAACCCGGCGAAACCTCCACCGCACCAGCGGAATCCACCGAAGACGGCGAGCCGATCACGGTGATCACCACACCGGTCGACCTGAACTACATGCACAGCGCCTCCCCGCAGGAGACCATCTACCTGCGCGGCCTGGCCGAGGGCAAGCTGCTCGGCGGGCGCACGGACGCCGCGGGCAAGGTGTACTTCCCACCGCGCGGCGCCAATCCGACCGACGGCAGGCCGACCGACGAAATCGTCGAACTGCCCGACCGCGGCATCGTGACCACCTTCTGCATCGTGAATGTGCCGTTCATGGGCCAGCGGATCAAGCCGCCGTACGTCGCGGCCTATGTGCTGCTCGACGGCGCCGATATCCCGGTGCTGCACCTGGTGCTCGGCTGCGAGGCCAGCGAGGTGCGGATGGGCATGCGGGTGGAGGCGGTGTGGAAGCCGCGCGAGGAGTGGAGCTACGCGCTCAGCAATGTGGACCACTTCCGTCCCACCGGCGAGCCGGATGCCGACTACGACACCTACAAGCACCACCTCTGA
- a CDS encoding LLM class F420-dependent oxidoreductase, whose protein sequence is MKFGLQLGYWMAQPPKNAGELVVAAEAAGFDAVFAAESWGSDAFGPLMWWGSSTQRVRLGTSVVQMSARTPAATAMHALTLDHLSGGRAILGLGVSGPQVVEGWYGQPFAKPLQRTREYVGIIRRILERQAPVTNDGPQYPLPYTGPGSTGLGKPLKPIVHPLRADLPIWLGAEGPKNVALTAEIADGWLAIYYAPRLAGMYNDWLDEGFARAGARRSRADFEIAASCQVVITDDPKGELERMRWIMALYIGGMGAPELNFHAQVYRRMGYEREVDEIGRLFQSGKKAEAAALVPDELILDTSIIGDEEYVRKQLGVWEAAGVTEMLVSVPDIEQLHRFAPLVQM, encoded by the coding sequence ATGAAGTTCGGATTGCAACTCGGGTACTGGATGGCGCAGCCGCCGAAAAACGCCGGTGAGTTGGTGGTGGCCGCCGAGGCGGCCGGGTTCGACGCCGTGTTCGCCGCCGAATCGTGGGGATCGGATGCCTTCGGGCCGCTGATGTGGTGGGGCTCGTCCACGCAGCGGGTCCGGCTCGGCACATCTGTGGTGCAGATGTCGGCGCGCACGCCCGCCGCTACCGCCATGCACGCGCTGACGCTGGACCACCTCAGCGGCGGGCGGGCCATCCTCGGTCTCGGTGTCTCCGGGCCGCAGGTGGTGGAGGGCTGGTACGGGCAGCCGTTCGCCAAGCCATTGCAGCGCACCCGCGAGTACGTCGGCATCATTCGCCGCATCCTGGAGCGGCAGGCGCCGGTCACCAATGACGGCCCGCAATATCCGCTGCCCTACACCGGCCCGGGATCGACCGGGCTCGGCAAGCCGCTCAAACCGATCGTGCATCCGCTACGAGCGGATTTGCCGATCTGGCTCGGGGCGGAGGGTCCGAAGAACGTGGCGTTGACGGCCGAGATCGCCGACGGCTGGCTCGCGATCTACTACGCGCCCCGGTTGGCCGGGATGTACAACGACTGGCTCGACGAGGGCTTCGCCAGGGCGGGCGCGCGGCGTTCGCGGGCGGATTTCGAGATCGCGGCCAGCTGCCAGGTGGTGATCACCGACGATCCCAAGGGCGAGCTGGAGCGGATGCGCTGGATCATGGCGCTCTACATCGGCGGCATGGGTGCGCCTGAGTTGAACTTCCACGCGCAGGTTTACCGGCGGATGGGCTACGAGCGCGAGGTCGACGAGATCGGCAGACTGTTCCAATCCGGTAAGAAGGCCGAGGCGGCCGCGCTGGTACCGGATGAGCTGATTCTGGATACCTCGATCATCGGCGACGAGGAGTATGTGCGTAAGCAACTCGGCGTGTGGGAAGCCGCCGGGGTGACCGAGATGCTGGTGTCTGTTCCAGATATCGAGCAATTGCATCGGTTCGCACCCCTTGTACAGATGTAG